A segment of the Polyangiaceae bacterium genome:
CCGGGAAGGCCTGCGTCGTGAAGCAGCGAAGCGGCGTGTTGCGCTCGAGATCGAGCGGGTGAGGGAGCTTCTGATTCAGGCGGGTCAGGACCCTGAGCTGCACCTTCCGAAGATCCCCGAAGAACCCGAAGTGGATACCGACCCGGAGCGCATTCCCGAGCAGGTGGAGATCCTGCGGGCCGCCCTCGAAGAGAAGAAGCAGGAGTCCGAGAAGAAGCGGGCCGAAATGGAAGCACAGGCCCGCGCTCTGTGTTCGGAGCACAAGATCGACTTCGACGAGCGGCTTGCGGAGGGAGCCAAAGCCGTTGGCGGCCCGCCCAAGCTCCAGCAAAAGCTCGACTTCGAGGCGATGCGCGATCGCCTGCGAGCCATAGCCAGCCAGGGAGTGAAGGTCCCGGATCTGGAGAAGCTCGGCGACCCCGAGCTCATCGCGAAGCTCGAGCAGGCGGAGGACAAGTTGCTCTCCGCCTATCAGCGCCAGACCCAGGTGTTCCCCGCGGCAGCGCCGATCAGCCAGGAGGAGGCCAAGCAGCGCGGAGCAGCCCTGATGGAGGCGGCCAAGGCGGGGGAAAACCTGTGGCGCAGAGACTTCACCCGAGCCGATCTGCGCGGAGCAAAGCTCGACGAGCTGAACTTGAGCGGAGCGTTCCTCGAAGGCGCAGATTTGAGCGGCGCGAGCTTGAGGAGTTGCGAACTCTCGGACGTCGTCTTCGCGCGTGCCAACCTGGAGGACGCGGACTTGAGCTCTGCCAGCTTGCAGCGGGCGAACCTGGCAGAGGCGAACCTCAAGGGAACCCAGTTGAGCAACGCTCGACTAGCGGAGGCGAACCTCATGCGAGCCAAGCTCGTCGCGGCGGACTTCAGCGGCGCCGGCCTCGCTTCGGTGATGCTCTTCGAGGCGGAGTTCAGCGAGACCTGCTTCGTGGGAGCAAACCTCTCAGGCGCCTATTTCATCCGCCAGAAGCTGAATAGCTGCGACTTCGAAGGTGCGGACCTGGAACTCAGCGCGTTCGTGGAGAGCAGCGGTGACCAGCTGCGCTTCGATGGTGCCAAGCTCCGGCGAGCCACCTTTGTGGAGTGCGCTTTTCCCAGCTCGAGCTGGTCACGCGCCGAGATGGTGGGTGCCACGCTGGCTAAGAGTTGTGACCTCACCGGCGCTGACTTTCGCTGGGCAAACCTCGAGCGCACGACCTGGATGCAGTCAAAGCTTGAAGGCGCGAACTTTGGTGAGGCCAAGCTCCGCATGGCCAATCTCGCGGAGGCAAAAGCTCAGGGCTGTAAGCTCTACCGGGCGGATCTGCGCCGCGCCGTGCTCTCCAAGGCCGACTTGCGAGGCAGCGTCATGGCGAGCGTGAACGCCATGGAGGCCATACTGGACCACGCCGATTTGCGTGGCGCCGACCTGCGCGGTGCCAACTTGTTTCGTAGCGACCTCTCAAAAATCCGTGTGGATAAAAAGACTCGGCTGGACGATGCTCTGGTCGAGCAGGCGCGGGTGGTCGGGAGGAGGCACGATGTCAACGCGTAGCCCCAGAGAGAAGCTGGTCTTCGACGTGTCCATCGGAGAACCTCAGTCTGGCGCGAGCTTCGCCCAGCTGGACCTCTCCGGTGCCGACCTCAAGGGAGGCACGTTCGAGAAGGTCGATTTCCGTGGTGCCAACCTCAGCGATACGGATCTCAGGGAGGCGGTCTTTACGAACTGCGACCTGAGGGGTGTCGACCTCTCTCGATCCAACCTCATCCACGCCGTTTGGCATGACTGCATCGCTCCCGAGGCGAAGCTCGTCGGCGCGGACCTGCGCGAGGCGCAGTTCTTCACCAGCGAGCTGCTTGGGGCGGATCTGCGCGAGGCGCGGCTGCGCAATACCAACCTCGTGCGGTGCAAGCTGGGGAGGCTCGACCTGAGCGGGACGACCAGCGACACACTGCAGATCCTCGAGAGTGATACCGCAGGGATCAACCTCTCGGGCGCCCGCCTGGTGCGGAGCTTGATCATGGACGCGGACCTGACGGAGGCGAGCCTCGAGGGCACTCAGCTGATGAGTGCGGTGTGGATGAAGGTCTTGCTGTGTGGGCGCGACTTGTCTCAGGTTGGTTTTGAACGTGTGCAGTTCGGCAACTCTGACCTCACCGAGACCGTGCTTCGCGGTGCCGAGTTTCGTGGGGGCATCAGCTTCCACTCCGCGAAGCTCGATGGAGCGGATCTATCTGGGGTCCAAGCGGACGTGGTGAACTGCTTTCAGGCGAGCCTGATCGGCGCAAAGCTGGTCGGCATGCGGGCCCGCGAGGGCACGTTCGTGGAGGCGGATCTCTCGAGCGCCGATTTCAGCCAGGCAGACCTGGAGCGAGCCGTGCTGCAGGATGCGGTGTGCGTGGGGACGCGCTTCAACCAAGCCAAGCTCACCTACGCTGACTTCTCGCGCGCCGACGTCAGCCAGGCAGACTTTTCCGGAGCGTCGATGTTTCGCACGCGCCTTCACGGGATCACCGAGCGCGACACGACCTGGGGCAATCGGGCGGTCGCCCTTGGCAACGACCCGGCGCTACGCCGAGCGGAGACTTGGAAGCCCACCTACTGAGCGGAGAACCCATGAACGAGGCATCACTCGGAGTAGAGCAACGCGTACTGGGCTGGGAAGGCCGAGTCATCGCGCGGGAGGCGTCGAGCACCGACGTTGGGCAGGCGCGCATCAGCGTGGCGGGCCCTGACGGAAAGGTCATCGCCTTGCGGGCGCTGAGCTGCCTCGTCGAGCCGCAGCCAGGTGACGACGTTCTGGTCGCCGCGAGCCCAGGCCGACACTACGTGCTGGCAGTGCTCGAGCGGGGGAGTACTCAGCCGGTGGAGCTGGTAGTGGATCAGGACCTCGTCATCACCTCCAAGGGCGGTGGAGTGGAGCTGCGTGGGCGCAATGTGGCGCTGGAGGCGGGCGAAACCGAGCTTCGGACTGGGCGCTTCAGGCTCACCACCGCGAGCGCGGAAGTCTTCACCCACGCGCTAAGCTGGCTTGGTGGCTTGGCCGAACTCGACGTGAAGAAGGTTCGCACCGTCGCTGAGGTCGCGGAGAGCGTCGTGGATCGGGTGAGTCAGACCTTTGGTCGGGTTTATCGCAAGGTGGAGGACTTCGAGCACGTGCGCGCGAAGCGCATCGACCAGCGCGCCGAGCTGATGAATCTGCGCGGAAAAAACGCGATGCTCACCGCCGAGCAACTCGTCAAGCTGGACGCTGATCAGGTGCACCTGGGCTAGGGGGAGCGATGTTTGCCAACTGTTCGATGGGAGGCCAGTCTCTCGCCAGTCCTGACACCTGCAACACGCCGTCCGCGAGCGGCGTGACGCCCATGGCCTACGCCAACACGGCCAACAATGCCACGGCGGTGCCCATGGTGCCGAACGTGATCTTCGTGGGTGGCATGGCGCACAACCTGAACAGCGCTCCACCGATGACCAACGGTGATGAGGCGGGGACGGCTACCGGCGTCGCGTCGGGAACGGTGATGGGACCGAGCCGCAACGTAAAAGGCTCGACGAAGGTGTTCATTGGAGGCGGCGTCGCCACCCGCATGAGTGACTCGACGATGCAAAACTCCACGAACTCGAGTGGGGCTACCTTGGTGCCGGGTCAGACGAAGGTGCTGATCCTCTCGTGAGCATCGAGCGCTTCACCCAGGCGGACAGCAGCGAGATCGTCTACGAGGTCCAAGGGCAGGGGCCCGTCGTCGCGCTCGTGCACGGCCTTGGATCGAGCCGCAAACGCTGGGATGGACAGGTTTCGGTGCTCGTTTCCGCGGGGTTTACCGTGGCGCGCCTGGATCTGCGGGGGTTTGGTGACTCAACGAGTGGCGTCGTCAGCCACGGGATGCCTGAGTTCGTAAGTGACGTGCGTGCATTCCTAGAGCGTATTGCCTCGGCGCGGGGCGACTCGCGCCTGCACCTGGTGGGGCACTCTTTAGGCGGCATGATCAGTCAGCTCATTGCGCTCGAGCTCGGCGACCGTCTCGTGAGCCTCAGCCTGGTGGCGACGACGAGCCACAACGGCGCGCGGGCCACGGCGTTCGCGGAGCTGATGACGCGCCTCGGGGAACGCGGCTTCGATGGCGTGTGGGGCGATCCAGAGCAGAAGCGCTCGGCAGAGCCAGTGCTTGCCGCGGCCTTCCCGGGGCTCTCTCACCCCCCGATCGAAATGCTCAGAAAGGGCCTGGAGAAGCCGGACCAGAGCCTCGCCAACGCTTGGCGGGCCTGCAAAGACTTCAGCGCCAAGGATCGACTGGCGGAGCTTTGCTGCCCAGTACTGGTGACCCACGGTACGAACGACCCGCTGATCCCGTATCGCGCCGGGGAGCTGATCCACGAGGCGATCCCGGGCAGCAGCTTCTTCCCAGAAGCTGGCGCAGGTCACTCCTTGCCAAGTTCCCGCGCGGAATCGTTCAACGCGCACCTCCTGGAGCACTTGCGCGCTGCTTCCCTTGGATAGAGCTAGTGAAGCAGCTCGAGGTGCCGTTCCGGCGCTCGCCGGTCCAAGCGCAAGCCAAGCTCCCGTGCGTAGTCCCGGGCCGCGCGCACCTCAGCGTAGCTCGGCTGACGATTGATTTCTGGATACTCGTCGGCGCGATATTCCGGGCGGAATTGGGCCATGACGTTGACGTAGGTGTCGCCGGCGACCTCGTGGGCCAAAAACTCCAGGATCGCGCGGCTCTCTTCTGCCAGGCCGGGCATCACCAGGTGGCGCACCAGGACCCCGGATTGCGCGAGCTCGAGCCCTGGCGCGGCTTCGTAGAGTCTCAGGCTCCCGACCTGGCGTTGCATCTCGAGCACTACGCGCTTCGCGACCTGGGGATAGTCTTTGGCCTTGAGGTAGCGCTTGCTGGCCTCGCTGCTCCAGAGCTTGAAGTCCGGCATGTAGATGTCGATCAAGCCGTCGAGCCAGGCGAGGGACTCGAGGGAATCGTAGCTCGAGGTGTTGTAGATCAGCGGCAGTGTCAGGCCGCGCTCGATGGCGATGGGCAGCGCCTCGAGCAGTTGCGGAACGACATGCTCCGGGGTGACGAAGTTGATGTTGTGGCAGCCCTTGGCCTGGAGGTCGAGCATCGCCGCGGCGAGCGCCTGGGGGGCCATGACACGACCGTGCCCTGCTTGAGATGTGTCGTGGTTCTGGCAGAAGACACACTTCAGGTTGCAGAAGCTGAAGAAGAGCGTCCCCGAGCCGTGCCGGCCGCGCAGGCAGTCTTCCTCCCCGAAGTGGGGGAACCAGGTACTGAGCTTGGCGTAGCGGCCGGTAGAGCAGACCTTGGCTTCGTCTTCGAGGCGATTCACGCGGCAATCCCGGGGACAGACGCGGCATTCTTGGAGGCTTTCCACCGCCAGCGCTGCCCGACGGCGGAGCTCAGCTAGGTCCCAGTCGCGGTAACGAGGCCGCATGCCCACAGTCTACCTCAACAGTCTAACCGGAGCCTGCTGTAGGGGCTTGGCCTCTTGGCGCGCCGCGTGTAACCCTGGGGCCGATGCATGCTTTGCTGCGACGGGGACTGACCACGCTGGCCGCTCTTGGGTTCCTGGCCGGTTGCGGTGTCCACGCCCGCTCTGCCGCCCGCTACAGCGGAGATGTCGAAGGCGCCTTGGTCCACCCCGCGGGCATTCAGGAGCTGCCTGCGTTGCCTCCGGGATATTACGAAATCGGCTCCGTGGATGCGCGTTGCACTCAGGTGAACGAGCGCGAAATCTCGCGCGCTTGGCTCTCAGACGTGGACTGCACGGAGGAGCGCCTGACGCTGGCCCTCAAGGAGCAGGCAGCCGACGTCGGTGGCAACATGCTCGTCGGCAAGCAGTGCTACTCCCTCGAGGAGTCGTCGGGGAAGCGGATCGTGTGCCGCGCTGCCGTCGGTCGCCCCGAGGCAGAGACGCCGCCTCCGGAGTTCACCTACTTGGACGAGCCAGATCCTCGCGCCAGCCAAGCCTGGTCTATCCGCGTGCAGTACACCCCCGCAAGCGATGAGGTGCGACCGCCCCGCACGCCGCAAAACGTGACGGAGGCGCTGAACAAGCCCGTCAGCCACATCCTGCTCGGCTCGGTCGTCACTGGGTGCGAGATCGGCTGCACGGAAGCTGGGGCGCGCGCGGGACTGTTCGCCGTCGCGGGGCGCATGGGCGCGAACAGCATCACCAACGCAGAGTGCGCGCGGCGTCAGAAGGGCTGGGTTTGCACCGGCCAAGCCACTGGTTTCGAAGTGGATCCTGAGCTTCACCCCGAAGCCCGCTAGACCTGCGGATCTGCCATGGCGGACGACGAAGCAAAGCGCGACTCGGCGCACTCAGCTTCGGAGACCGATGGAGCACCTGCGCTGCGCACCGGCGGGGATCGCACGAGCCGTGAGGGTGCGCTCGATCGCACCGAGGTACTGCCTGTGGAGCGAGCCGTTAGCGCTGACTCTGCCGAGAAGGTCGTGCGGACGGAGCCCCTTGGCACCGCACGCACCGCGCCTCTCTTGGACCCGACTGTGGGGAGTGCTGAGGGCCCGGCGAAGAACGAAGCGGCTTCCGACGTGCCTCCGGCGCGGCGAGAACGCGACGTCGCCCTCGAAGCCACCATCGCGATGCACGAGGGCGATGGCGCCATCGACTTCGATTTGCGCCCGTTTGGACCCTACGACAAGGTCGAGGTACTGCGGGAGCAAGGCAGCATCGGCCTGGTGGCGCGCGGCCACAACGCGGACATCGGCCGCTGGGAGCTCTTGAAGTTCCTGCGTAGCGAGTATCAGGGGATCCCTGAAATCGTGCGCCAGTTCCGCGGGGAAGGGCGGGTGTTGGCCTTGCTCTCGCACCCCAATGTAGTGCAGGTCTTCGCTGCCTACGAGCTCGACGGTCACACTTGCCTGGCGTTGGAGTTCTTGGAAGGGGAGAGCCTGGAGGGGCGGGTCGAGCGCGGAGTGCTCAACCTGGAGGAGGGCACGAAGCTTTTCCTCGAGGCAGCGCGTGGCCTGGCCGCTGCTCACGAGATCGGCTTGCTTCACCGGGACATCAAGCCTGAGAACCTGTTCGTCGCCCGGGAGACGCGAGGCAAGAGCGGCGGACTGAAGCTGATCGACTTCGGGCTCGCGACGCTGGACCGCACCCGGCGCATCGCCGTGACTCAGGACCCATCGCTCGACTCCGGTGCCGTCGGGGGCACGCCGCTCTTCATGGCGCCCGAGCTGTGGCTTGGACGCGAGCCGTCGGTGAAGTCGGACCTCTACGCCTTGGGGCTCACGTTCTACTTTGCGTTCTCCGGCGACTACCCATTCGCCGAGCTGAGCTTGGCTGGAGTTAGACAGCGCCTGCTCGATGAGCAGCCGTTCCCCAGCTTGGCCCAGTCTCTGCGTGAGGCCCCGGGCGCTCTGGTGGAGCTTGTCGATCGGCTGATCGCGAAGGACCCGAAGGCCAGGCCCGAGAGCGCCGACGAAGTCGTGGCCCAGCTGGTGGCGCTCTCCGCGCAGGCGACCAAGCCCGAGGTACCCGAGAGCGGTCCTTACCGCGGGCTCAGCGTGTTCACCGCCGAGGAACGCGGCGTGTTCTTTGGTCGCAGCCAGGAAGTCAGCGAGATTTGCGAGCGCCTGCGCGTCGGCGCCGGCTGTGTGCTGGTCGGGCCGGGCGGCAGTGGAAAGAGCTCGCTGGCGCGTGCTGGCGTGATCCCAGCGGTCGCTGAAGGCGCGCTCGGTGGCTCCTCCGTGTGGAGCAGCGTTGTTTGTCGACTGGGCGCTTCGCCAGCGGAAAGCCTGGCTCATGCCGTCGCTCAGGCGACGGGCGCGCGGCTCGAGGAAGTGAAGAACCTGATCACGAGTGAGCCGGAGCGTCTCGCAGGCGCACTCCTCGAGGCGCTGCCCACCACCCGCGGGCTTTTGATCCTCGTGGATCAACTCGAGGAGCTGGTACAGCGAGGAGTCAGCCAGAGCGAGGTCGAACGCGTCGCTCGCGCGCTTGGGTCCCTCGGGCGTGCTGCTCAGTCCCGGGTGAGGCTCCTCGCGACGTTGCGCGCGGACTCCATGGACGGGCTGTTCGCATTCGAGCCGCTACGGCAACTCCTCACTCAGGGGTTTTACCCGATGCGTCCGCTCTCCGAGGGGTCGCTGCAGTCGATCATCGCGGAGCCTGCCCACGCGGCGGGTTACCAGCTCGAAGACGCTGCGCTGGGCGACGCCATCCTGAGTGAGGCGCGGGAGATCCCGGAGGTGTTGCCGCTCTTGTCTTTCGCGCTGAGTGCTTGGTGGCGCCACCGGGACGAGCAGCGCCACGTGCTCACCCGGGCCAGCTGGCAGCGCATTGGTGGCATCGCTGGCGCCCTGGTGATCCACGCGGAACAAGTGCTCGAAGGCATGCGCCCCGAAGAGCGCCGCGCCGCAGAGCAACTGCTCGTGCGCCTGGTGAGCGACGAAAAGACGCGCCTCTCCGTACCCAGGACGGAGCTCTTGGAGGAACACCTTGGGCGCCCGGAGGTCGAGCGCGCGCTGGGGCAGCTGGTCGAGAACAAGCTCCTGGTCAGCGCCGGCGGCGCGCTGCAGCTGGCGCACGATGCGCTGATCCAGCGTTGGCCCCGTCTCACGGGGCGCTTGATCGAGTCAGGTGAAGATCAAGCCTTTCGCGCTCGCGTGAGCGAAGCCGCGCGGCAATGGGACGCTGACGGTCGGAGCGAAGGTTCGCTCTGGGATGGCGAGCAGGCGGCGCGCCTTCTGAGTTGGTTCGAGCGGACCGAAGCGAACCTTGGCCAGCGAGAGCTATTGTTCTTCGAAGCGGTGCGCCGTCGCGATCGGCGTAGCCGCTGGATTCGACGAGGTGGGCTGGTTGCGGTCGTCAGCGTGATGCTGGTGCTGCTCTTGGTCAGCCGCGCGCGAGAACAGAGCTTGAGTCGTCGGGTGAGCGACCTCGAACAACAGCAGTCGACCGCCAAGCGCACCTCGGATCAGAGCTTGGCTCTGCTCTACGCAGAGCTGGCTCAGCGCCGCTTGCCGGGAGATCCTGGAGGGGCGCTCAAGGCCGCACGCCTATCCCGGGACTACGGTCAGCGTTCGGATCTCGATCTCGTCGGCTGGCGGGCAGTGCGCCTGGGGATCCCCCGGGCGTTGCCTGCCAATCCAAGCGGCCTGGACAGTCTGGAGTTTGACCCAGGCTCGGCATGGATTGGCGTGCTGTGGCAGGACGCAAACGTCAGAGTGTTGGAACTCGCTGGCGACGGCGACCAGGGATATCCACTCGGAAAATCAACCGGGCAGCGGTTGCTGGGCTTCTCCGGTGACTCGAGCCGAGTCGTTTGGCAGGATCACGAGGACATCCTCGAGGTAAAACGCACAGATACCACGCGAGCTTCGCTGCTCCACTGTGACGGCGGGCTCAGCAGGGTCGCCACCGTCACCAGCAGTGGCGCCGGGGAATTGAGTGTGCCCAAGGCGCTCGTGGGTCAATGTGCGGGTGAGGGCGAGAACCTTCACTGGATTGCCCTGGGGGAGCCTCAGGCGGGGCTGCCTGCGGTTGCCGGAGACCACTTTGCGGCGTCGCCCACGCGCTGGGCCGTCGTGGCCCAAGACCAGTTGAGCCTATGGGATGTTTCGTCGGCTCGCGTACTCGACAAGCTAAAGCTGCCGAAAGAACTCGTCAGCTCACTCGACCGCATGGCAGTGCTCACCGATCGCGTCCTCTTGGCGACGAAGAGCGGCGGCCTCTGGGAGGCACCGTTCGACGCTGAGCGACTGCAGAGGCCGCGAGAGCTACCCCAGCGACACCGTCAGCGCCTTGGTCAGCTCATCAGCATTCCGGGCGGCGCAATCAGCAGCGACGCCCGGCACCGCGTGGTGTGGCAGCGCAAGGCGGACACCCTGCAACCCGTGCGTGACGAGCCGGATCCCACGGGCAACGCCGTCGAGCTTGGAGCGCGGCGCCTGCTCGCGTGGAGTCATGAGGGCGCCGTAGACCTGTGGACGGCCGACGTCCGTCAGCGAGTGGGGCGACTGAGCCTTGGCAGCGAGCGAGTGGAGCAGCTGACCGCCAGCCCCAACGGCCGCTGGCTCGCCGTCATGACTCAGAGCCGACGGGCGCTGGTCTTCGATCTAGAGCTAGCAGCGAGCCGCTACTTGAGCCTGAAGGGCGCCGGTGATTGCCAACTGGCTGCCGACGGTCTCGCAATGGGTTGCCTCGGGGAAGAGCTCATGCTGCAGAGCGCGGAGGGCCGTAAGCAAACGCGCACTTTCCCAGCTAGCTCGAGCCCCGCGCCGCGGACGAAA
Coding sequences within it:
- a CDS encoding DUF2169 domain-containing protein yields the protein MQVIKPFRISVLQRTFENEGKPYLSIGMLYLFSLGNEAPELLAEKELWELVGDELGKTTLDLGMTKHAGELLLHAVAHPPSAATACRVRAKLGQVERTLYVSGDRYWKDGKATDPKPFEELPITWENAYGGEGFPKNPLGKGFAPKGQEHHFRALPNVENPDQLLRSPTMHPDPVGFLPVSMENPERLAKLGTFDQRWLDTRFPGFAADMDWSYFNAAQPPQVIEGYWKGDEAYELENLVPGVPLLSGVLPGVRARCFVQRRGASALEELRTRLDTVFLFPHRRRGVLIFRAAIPVVEDDASDVERMLVAGEWQGQGRDEAHYQAVFARRIDPENGHLEALRESELMPDRLPKNALGEPNLPREGLRREAAKRRVALEIERVRELLIQAGQDPELHLPKIPEEPEVDTDPERIPEQVEILRAALEEKKQESEKKRAEMEAQARALCSEHKIDFDERLAEGAKAVGGPPKLQQKLDFEAMRDRLRAIASQGVKVPDLEKLGDPELIAKLEQAEDKLLSAYQRQTQVFPAAAPISQEEAKQRGAALMEAAKAGENLWRRDFTRADLRGAKLDELNLSGAFLEGADLSGASLRSCELSDVVFARANLEDADLSSASLQRANLAEANLKGTQLSNARLAEANLMRAKLVAADFSGAGLASVMLFEAEFSETCFVGANLSGAYFIRQKLNSCDFEGADLELSAFVESSGDQLRFDGAKLRRATFVECAFPSSSWSRAEMVGATLAKSCDLTGADFRWANLERTTWMQSKLEGANFGEAKLRMANLAEAKAQGCKLYRADLRRAVLSKADLRGSVMASVNAMEAILDHADLRGADLRGANLFRSDLSKIRVDKKTRLDDALVEQARVVGRRHDVNA
- a CDS encoding pentapeptide repeat-containing protein, whose protein sequence is MSTRSPREKLVFDVSIGEPQSGASFAQLDLSGADLKGGTFEKVDFRGANLSDTDLREAVFTNCDLRGVDLSRSNLIHAVWHDCIAPEAKLVGADLREAQFFTSELLGADLREARLRNTNLVRCKLGRLDLSGTTSDTLQILESDTAGINLSGARLVRSLIMDADLTEASLEGTQLMSAVWMKVLLCGRDLSQVGFERVQFGNSDLTETVLRGAEFRGGISFHSAKLDGADLSGVQADVVNCFQASLIGAKLVGMRAREGTFVEADLSSADFSQADLERAVLQDAVCVGTRFNQAKLTYADFSRADVSQADFSGASMFRTRLHGITERDTTWGNRAVALGNDPALRRAETWKPTY
- a CDS encoding DUF3540 domain-containing protein, whose translation is MNEASLGVEQRVLGWEGRVIAREASSTDVGQARISVAGPDGKVIALRALSCLVEPQPGDDVLVAASPGRHYVLAVLERGSTQPVELVVDQDLVITSKGGGVELRGRNVALEAGETELRTGRFRLTTASAEVFTHALSWLGGLAELDVKKVRTVAEVAESVVDRVSQTFGRVYRKVEDFEHVRAKRIDQRAELMNLRGKNAMLTAEQLVKLDADQVHLG
- a CDS encoding DUF4150 domain-containing protein; this encodes MFANCSMGGQSLASPDTCNTPSASGVTPMAYANTANNATAVPMVPNVIFVGGMAHNLNSAPPMTNGDEAGTATGVASGTVMGPSRNVKGSTKVFIGGGVATRMSDSTMQNSTNSSGATLVPGQTKVLILS
- a CDS encoding alpha/beta hydrolase; amino-acid sequence: MSIERFTQADSSEIVYEVQGQGPVVALVHGLGSSRKRWDGQVSVLVSAGFTVARLDLRGFGDSTSGVVSHGMPEFVSDVRAFLERIASARGDSRLHLVGHSLGGMISQLIALELGDRLVSLSLVATTSHNGARATAFAELMTRLGERGFDGVWGDPEQKRSAEPVLAAAFPGLSHPPIEMLRKGLEKPDQSLANAWRACKDFSAKDRLAELCCPVLVTHGTNDPLIPYRAGELIHEAIPGSSFFPEAGAGHSLPSSRAESFNAHLLEHLRAASLG
- a CDS encoding radical SAM protein, which produces MRPRYRDWDLAELRRRAALAVESLQECRVCPRDCRVNRLEDEAKVCSTGRYAKLSTWFPHFGEEDCLRGRHGSGTLFFSFCNLKCVFCQNHDTSQAGHGRVMAPQALAAAMLDLQAKGCHNINFVTPEHVVPQLLEALPIAIERGLTLPLIYNTSSYDSLESLAWLDGLIDIYMPDFKLWSSEASKRYLKAKDYPQVAKRVVLEMQRQVGSLRLYEAAPGLELAQSGVLVRHLVMPGLAEESRAILEFLAHEVAGDTYVNVMAQFRPEYRADEYPEINRQPSYAEVRAARDYARELGLRLDRRAPERHLELLH
- a CDS encoding protein kinase, which produces MADDEAKRDSAHSASETDGAPALRTGGDRTSREGALDRTEVLPVERAVSADSAEKVVRTEPLGTARTAPLLDPTVGSAEGPAKNEAASDVPPARRERDVALEATIAMHEGDGAIDFDLRPFGPYDKVEVLREQGSIGLVARGHNADIGRWELLKFLRSEYQGIPEIVRQFRGEGRVLALLSHPNVVQVFAAYELDGHTCLALEFLEGESLEGRVERGVLNLEEGTKLFLEAARGLAAAHEIGLLHRDIKPENLFVARETRGKSGGLKLIDFGLATLDRTRRIAVTQDPSLDSGAVGGTPLFMAPELWLGREPSVKSDLYALGLTFYFAFSGDYPFAELSLAGVRQRLLDEQPFPSLAQSLREAPGALVELVDRLIAKDPKARPESADEVVAQLVALSAQATKPEVPESGPYRGLSVFTAEERGVFFGRSQEVSEICERLRVGAGCVLVGPGGSGKSSLARAGVIPAVAEGALGGSSVWSSVVCRLGASPAESLAHAVAQATGARLEEVKNLITSEPERLAGALLEALPTTRGLLILVDQLEELVQRGVSQSEVERVARALGSLGRAAQSRVRLLATLRADSMDGLFAFEPLRQLLTQGFYPMRPLSEGSLQSIIAEPAHAAGYQLEDAALGDAILSEAREIPEVLPLLSFALSAWWRHRDEQRHVLTRASWQRIGGIAGALVIHAEQVLEGMRPEERRAAEQLLVRLVSDEKTRLSVPRTELLEEHLGRPEVERALGQLVENKLLVSAGGALQLAHDALIQRWPRLTGRLIESGEDQAFRARVSEAARQWDADGRSEGSLWDGEQAARLLSWFERTEANLGQRELLFFEAVRRRDRRSRWIRRGGLVAVVSVMLVLLLVSRAREQSLSRRVSDLEQQQSTAKRTSDQSLALLYAELAQRRLPGDPGGALKAARLSRDYGQRSDLDLVGWRAVRLGIPRALPANPSGLDSLEFDPGSAWIGVLWQDANVRVLELAGDGDQGYPLGKSTGQRLLGFSGDSSRVVWQDHEDILEVKRTDTTRASLLHCDGGLSRVATVTSSGAGELSVPKALVGQCAGEGENLHWIALGEPQAGLPAVAGDHFAASPTRWAVVAQDQLSLWDVSSARVLDKLKLPKELVSSLDRMAVLTDRVLLATKSGGLWEAPFDAERLQRPRELPQRHRQRLGQLISIPGGAISSDARHRVVWQRKADTLQPVRDEPDPTGNAVELGARRLLAWSHEGAVDLWTADVRQRVGRLSLGSERVEQLTASPNGRWLAVMTQSRRALVFDLELAASRYLSLKGAGDCQLAADGLAMGCLGEELMLQSAEGRKQTRTFPASSSPAPRTKPTEALLQGRGAAPARWVLGRGEFAAWVAANGQLAVLGKAGLRLLDLGSIQVLAAAPDAEKLGLLLDQSGHSALAVLDGENVIKIPTESKSLRALAFSPDGSLLVMGDAAGVLYTLDASRLEAPSLLGRAPVGAVQSLAFSSDHREILSLGSKGAAITDVSARSSRPLPSLPEDASCGAFSRSGRALVIGTKSGEILLFDRDSNQLQRVSSGAPGIFQCVRVPSEDRFLFASTDGSTWSETFDLRAIWMLPDPDDPKLGAPEPWRGLTLAHQN